One part of the Fusobacterium pseudoperiodonticum genome encodes these proteins:
- a CDS encoding adhesion protein FadA, with protein sequence MKIKYLLASMLVLGSLSYSAEVTDTVAQEVITEVRNIEAEYQALMQKEAERKEEFMQEKVNLENEVKELKEKQLGREELYAKLKEDSKIRWHRDEYKKLLKRFDEYYNKLEKKIADKEQQIVELTKLLEVLN encoded by the coding sequence ATGAAAATTAAATATTTATTAGCTTCAATGTTAGTACTTGGATCATTATCTTACTCAGCAGAGGTAACAGATACAGTAGCTCAAGAAGTAATAACTGAAGTAAGAAACATAGAAGCAGAGTATCAAGCATTAATGCAAAAGGAAGCTGAAAGAAAAGAAGAATTTATGCAAGAAAAGGTAAATCTTGAAAATGAAGTAAAAGAATTAAAAGAAAAACAATTAGGAAGGGAAGAACTTTATGCTAAGTTAAAAGAAGATTCAAAAATCAGATGGCATAGAGATGAATATAAGAAATTATTAAAAAGATTTGATGAATATTACAACAAGTTAGAGAAAAAAATTGCAGATAAAGAACAACAAATAGTGGAATTAACTAAATTATTAGAAGTTTTAAATTAA
- a CDS encoding FAD-I family protein has protein sequence MKNKLMLTALLGLLLVGSFAYAEESDDEAKKRLLKEYEKVQKEREKEAERAAKEAEEAAKRQAEEGTQSVQDIANQATENGEVVEVVAVEGGEVVVAQEEVVPKKARKDMTESEKMDLEVQRIKKRMLEINDKIENYNKTNEMLDNLEKNVGELEKRVSY, from the coding sequence ATGAAAAACAAATTAATGTTAACAGCATTATTAGGACTACTTTTAGTAGGTTCATTTGCTTATGCTGAAGAAAGTGATGATGAAGCAAAGAAAAGATTGCTAAAAGAATATGAAAAAGTTCAAAAAGAAAGAGAAAAAGAAGCTGAAAGAGCTGCTAAAGAAGCAGAAGAAGCAGCTAAAAGACAAGCTGAAGAAGGAACTCAATCGGTTCAAGATATAGCTAATCAAGCTACAGAAAATGGTGAAGTAGTAGAAGTAGTAGCTGTTGAAGGTGGGGAAGTAGTAGTAGCTCAAGAAGAAGTTGTACCTAAAAAAGCAAGAAAAGATATGACTGAATCAGAAAAAATGGATTTAGAAGTACAAAGAATTAAGAAAAGAATGTTAGAAATAAATGACAAGATAGAAAACTACAACAAAACAAATGAAATGCTTGATAACTTAGAAAAGAATGTTGGAGAGCTAGAAAAAAGAGTAAGTTATTAA
- a CDS encoding OmpA family protein: MEKRKSTTTIITLLLLLVFSLPALAVQALTTTQMRENTIRINALEIKNMDITNVEAPKEMTIVLDERALNFDFDKSVVKPQYFEMLNNLKDFIEQNNYELTIEGHTDSVGSNQYNIGLSRRRAEAVKAKLIEFGLPEDRIVGIEAKGEEYPVATNETAEGRLQNRRVEFRLVQR; this comes from the coding sequence ATGGAAAAGAGAAAGAGCACAACAACAATAATAACATTATTACTATTATTAGTATTTTCTTTACCAGCATTGGCAGTCCAAGCACTAACAACAACACAAATGCGTGAAAATACGATAAGAATAAATGCATTAGAAATAAAGAATATGGATATAACTAATGTAGAAGCACCAAAAGAAATGACAATAGTATTAGATGAAAGAGCACTAAACTTTGATTTTGATAAGTCAGTAGTAAAACCTCAATATTTTGAAATGTTAAACAACTTAAAAGATTTCATTGAACAAAATAACTATGAACTAACAATAGAAGGACATACAGACTCTGTAGGAAGTAACCAATATAACATAGGACTTTCAAGAAGAAGAGCAGAAGCTGTAAAAGCTAAGTTAATAGAATTTGGATTGCCTGAAGATAGAATAGTTGGAATAGAAGCAAAAGGGGAAGAATATCCAGTAGCAACTAATGAAACAGCAGAAGGAAGATTACAAAATAGAAGAGTTGAATTTAGATTAGTTCAAAGATAA
- the hemL gene encoding glutamate-1-semialdehyde 2,1-aminomutase, which produces MVFKNSIDLYKKALNLIPGGVNSPVRAFKSVNREAPIFVKKGQGAKIYDEDNNEYIDYICSWGPLILGHNHPKVIEEVKKIIENGSSYGLPTKYEVDLAQLIVEIVPSIEKVRLTTSGTEATMSAVRLARAYTGRNKILKFEGCYHGHSDALLVKSGSGLLTDGYQDSNGITDGVLKDTLTLGFGDLEKVENLLRNEEIACVIVEPIPANMGLIETHKEFLQGLRKITEETKTILIFDEVISGFRLALGGAQEFFGITPDLTTLGKIIGGGYPVGAFGGKREIMDLVAPVGRVYHAGTLSGNPIASKAGFATISYLKENSNIYKELAENTNYLVDNIEKLAEKYGVDVCINSMGSLFTIFFVDLEKVENLEDSLKANTENFSIYFNTMLDNGIVVPPSQFEAHFLSIAHTKKELDRTLEVMEMAFKKIGEKNAK; this is translated from the coding sequence ATGGTATTTAAAAATTCAATTGATCTATATAAAAAAGCACTTAACTTAATTCCAGGTGGAGTTAATAGCCCAGTTAGAGCTTTTAAATCAGTAAATAGAGAAGCACCTATCTTTGTAAAAAAAGGGCAAGGAGCTAAGATATATGATGAAGATAACAATGAATATATAGACTATATTTGTTCATGGGGACCTTTAATTTTAGGTCATAACCATCCAAAAGTTATAGAAGAAGTGAAAAAAATAATTGAAAATGGAAGTTCTTATGGACTACCAACAAAATATGAAGTTGATTTAGCACAACTTATAGTAGAAATAGTTCCTTCTATTGAGAAAGTGAGACTTACTACTTCAGGAACAGAAGCAACTATGTCAGCAGTAAGATTAGCAAGAGCTTATACAGGAAGAAATAAGATTTTAAAATTTGAAGGTTGTTATCATGGGCATTCTGATGCTTTACTTGTAAAATCAGGTTCAGGATTATTAACAGATGGATATCAAGATAGTAATGGTATAACAGATGGTGTATTGAAAGATACACTAACTTTAGGATTTGGAGATTTAGAAAAAGTTGAAAATCTGTTAAGAAACGAAGAAATAGCCTGTGTAATAGTTGAACCTATTCCAGCAAATATGGGACTTATAGAAACTCATAAGGAATTTTTACAAGGTTTAAGAAAAATAACAGAAGAAACTAAAACTATTTTAATATTTGACGAAGTAATATCAGGTTTTAGATTAGCTTTAGGTGGAGCTCAAGAATTCTTTGGAATAACTCCTGATTTAACAACTTTAGGTAAAATAATAGGTGGAGGTTATCCTGTTGGTGCTTTTGGAGGAAAAAGAGAAATTATGGATTTAGTTGCACCTGTTGGAAGAGTTTATCATGCAGGAACTTTATCAGGAAATCCAATAGCATCAAAAGCTGGTTTTGCAACTATAAGCTATTTAAAAGAAAATTCAAATATCTATAAAGAATTAGCAGAAAATACAAATTACTTGGTGGATAATATAGAAAAATTAGCTGAAAAATATGGAGTAGATGTTTGTATAAATTCAATGGGATCTCTTTTCACTATTTTCTTTGTTGATTTAGAAAAAGTTGAAAATCTTGAAGATTCATTAAAAGCTAATACAGAAAATTTCTCTATATATTTTAATACTATGCTGGATAATGGAATAGTCGTTCCACCATCTCAATTTGAAGCTCATTTCTTATCTATAGCTCATACAAAGAAGGAGCTTGATAGAACACTTGAAGTAATGGAAATGGCATTTAAAAAAATAGGTGAAAAAAATGCCAAATAA
- a CDS encoding precorrin-2 dehydrogenase/sirohydrochlorin ferrochelatase family protein: MPNKFFPVSIDLNNKNILVIGAGKIALRKVKTLLDYNCDITVITKEISEEEFLELEKENKIKILKNQEFEEKFLEDAFLVVSATDNKELNDKISKLCMSKNILVNNITSQDNMNLRFMSILSNDDIQISITANGNPKKAVEVKNKIKEFLEKIF; this comes from the coding sequence ATGCCAAATAAGTTTTTTCCTGTTTCAATAGATCTTAATAATAAAAATATTTTGGTAATTGGTGCTGGAAAAATTGCTTTAAGAAAAGTTAAAACTCTTTTAGACTATAATTGTGATATTACAGTTATTACTAAAGAAATTTCAGAAGAAGAGTTTTTAGAATTAGAAAAAGAAAATAAAATTAAAATATTGAAAAATCAAGAATTTGAAGAAAAATTTTTAGAAGATGCTTTTTTAGTTGTGTCAGCAACAGATAATAAAGAGTTAAATGATAAAATATCAAAATTATGTATGAGTAAAAATATTTTAGTAAATAATATTACTTCTCAAGATAATATGAATCTTAGATTTATGAGTATATTATCAAATGATGATATTCAAATTTCAATTACAGCCAATGGAAATCCTAAAAAAGCTGTAGAAGTAAAAAATAAGATAAAAGAATTTCTTGAGAAAATATTTTAG
- a CDS encoding NADPH-dependent FMN reductase has protein sequence MSKKVLFVVGSLREKSFNRTVAEYISKRLEEKGIETSFLDYSKLPFMNQDIEFPAPIEVEKVRNDVKGADALWIVTPEYNGSVPGALKNFLDWISRPVVQGNFGAPEFVKGKLVAVSGVAGRSEASLVIAEISGLLTRMGLNLLEEKVGLALPAEAFQTGIFNLSDEQKAKLDNEVKIFIEKF, from the coding sequence ATGAGTAAAAAAGTATTATTTGTAGTCGGATCATTAAGAGAAAAATCATTCAATAGAACTGTTGCTGAATATATATCAAAAAGATTAGAAGAAAAAGGAATAGAAACAAGCTTCTTAGATTATTCTAAATTGCCTTTTATGAATCAGGATATTGAATTTCCAGCACCTATTGAAGTTGAAAAAGTTCGTAATGATGTTAAAGGAGCAGATGCACTTTGGATAGTAACACCTGAATATAATGGTTCTGTACCAGGAGCTTTAAAAAATTTCTTAGATTGGATTTCTCGTCCAGTAGTACAAGGAAATTTTGGAGCACCAGAATTTGTAAAAGGTAAATTAGTTGCTGTAAGTGGAGTGGCTGGAAGATCAGAAGCTTCATTGGTAATAGCCGAGATAAGCGGACTATTAACTCGTATGGGGCTTAACTTATTAGAAGAAAAGGTTGGACTTGCATTACCAGCTGAAGCATTTCAAACAGGTATTTTCAATTTAAGTGATGAACAAAAAGCTAAACTTGATAATGAAGTTAAAATTTTTATAGAAAAATTCTAA
- the pyrR gene encoding bifunctional pyr operon transcriptional regulator/uracil phosphoribosyltransferase PyrR yields MKILLDENGIQRSITRISYEIIERNKTVDNIVLVGIKNRGDILAERIKEKLMELENVDIPLETIDITYYRDDIDRKNFDLDIKDTEFKSNLTGKVVVMVDDVLYTGRTIRAGLDAILSKSRPAKIQLACLIDRGHRELPIRADFIGKNIPTSHSENIEVYLKETDGKEEVVIL; encoded by the coding sequence ATGAAGATTTTATTAGATGAAAATGGCATACAAAGATCAATAACAAGAATATCTTATGAAATTATCGAAAGAAATAAAACAGTGGATAATATTGTTTTAGTTGGAATAAAAAATAGAGGAGATATTCTAGCAGAAAGAATTAAGGAAAAATTGATGGAACTTGAAAATGTAGATATTCCATTAGAAACTATTGATATAACATACTATAGAGATGATATTGATAGAAAAAATTTTGATTTAGATATAAAAGATACAGAATTTAAATCTAATTTAACAGGGAAAGTTGTTGTTATGGTTGATGACGTACTATATACAGGAAGAACTATAAGAGCAGGACTTGATGCAATTCTTAGTAAATCAAGACCAGCTAAAATTCAACTTGCATGTTTAATTGATAGAGGACACCGTGAATTACCGATAAGGGCAGATTTTATAGGGAAGAATATTCCAACATCTCATTCTGAAAATATAGAGGTATATTTGAAAGAAACAGATGGAAAGGAAGAAGTTGTAATATTGTAG
- a CDS encoding aspartate carbamoyltransferase catalytic subunit, giving the protein MKSLLSMEDLTNEEILSLVKRALDLKKGAENKKRNDLFVANLFFENSTRTKKSFEVAEKKLNLNVIDFEVSTSSVQKGETLYDTCKTLEMIGIDMLVIRHSENEYYKQLENLKIPVINGGDGSGEHPSQCLLDIMTIYENYGKFEGLDIIIAGDIKNSRVARSNKKALTRLGAKVSFVAPEIWKDETLGEFVNFDDVIDKVDICMLLRVQHERHTDNKEKSEFSKENYHKNYGLTEERYKKLKEGAIIMHPAPVNRDVEIADSLVESEKSRIFEQMKNGMFMRQAILEYIIEKNNL; this is encoded by the coding sequence ATGAAAAGTTTGTTGTCTATGGAAGACTTAACAAATGAAGAAATACTATCTTTAGTTAAAAGAGCTTTAGATTTAAAAAAAGGAGCAGAAAATAAGAAAAGAAATGATTTGTTTGTAGCGAACTTATTTTTTGAAAATTCTACTCGTACAAAGAAAAGTTTTGAAGTAGCTGAAAAGAAATTAAATCTAAATGTTATTGATTTTGAAGTATCAACTTCATCTGTTCAAAAGGGTGAAACTCTTTATGACACATGTAAAACATTAGAGATGATAGGAATTGATATGTTGGTTATCAGACATTCAGAAAATGAATATTATAAGCAACTAGAAAATTTAAAAATCCCCGTAATAAATGGTGGAGATGGAAGTGGTGAACATCCTTCACAATGTCTTTTAGATATTATGACTATATATGAAAATTATGGTAAATTTGAAGGCTTGGATATAATAATTGCTGGAGATATAAAAAACTCAAGAGTAGCAAGAAGTAATAAAAAAGCTCTTACAAGATTAGGGGCAAAGGTTAGCTTTGTAGCACCTGAAATTTGGAAAGATGAGACTCTAGGAGAATTTGTAAACTTTGATGATGTCATAGATAAAGTAGATATTTGTATGCTTTTAAGAGTTCAACATGAAAGACATACAGATAACAAAGAAAAATCTGAGTTCTCAAAAGAAAATTATCATAAGAACTATGGATTAACAGAAGAAAGATATAAGAAATTAAAAGAAGGAGCGATTATAATGCACCCTGCTCCTGTAAATAGAGATGTAGAAATAGCAGATAGTTTAGTTGAAAGTGAAAAATCTCGTATATTTGAACAAATGAAAAATGGAATGTTTATGAGACAAGCAATACTTGAATATATTATAGAAAAAAATAATTTATAA
- a CDS encoding dihydroorotase: MLLKNCKILKNGKFEKVDILIKDDKIEKISENIDIVDENTIDVKNRFVTAGFIDAHVHWREPGFSKKETVYTASRAAARGGFTTVMTMPNLNPVPDSLETLNKQLEIIEKDSVIRAIPYGAITKEEYGRELSDMEDIADKVFAFTDDGRGVQSANVMYEAMLMGSKLNKAIVAHCEDNSLIRSGAMHEGKRSTELGIKGIPSICESTQIARDILLAEAANCHYHVCHISAKESVRAVREGKKNNIRVTCEVTPHHLLSCDEDIKEDNGMWKMNPPLRGREDRDALIVGILDGTIDIIATDHAPHTMEEKVRGIEKSSFGIVGSETAFAQLYTKFVKTDIFSLEMLVKLMSENIAKIFNLPYGKLEENSFADIVVIDLEKEMTINPEEFLSKGKNTPYANEKVSGIPVLTISNGKVAYVDKEEINLL; the protein is encoded by the coding sequence ATGTTACTAAAAAATTGTAAGATTTTAAAGAATGGTAAATTTGAAAAAGTAGATATTTTAATAAAAGATGATAAAATTGAAAAAATTTCAGAAAATATAGATATTGTAGATGAAAATACAATAGATGTTAAAAATAGATTTGTAACAGCAGGTTTCATAGATGCCCATGTTCACTGGAGAGAACCAGGATTTTCTAAAAAAGAAACTGTCTATACAGCCTCAAGAGCAGCAGCAAGAGGAGGGTTTACAACAGTTATGACTATGCCTAACTTAAATCCTGTTCCTGATAGTCTTGAAACTTTAAATAAGCAATTAGAAATTATAGAAAAAGACTCTGTAATTAGAGCAATACCTTATGGAGCAATAACAAAGGAAGAATACGGTAGAGAGCTTTCAGATATGGAAGATATAGCAGATAAAGTATTTGCCTTTACTGATGATGGCAGAGGAGTTCAAAGTGCTAACGTTATGTATGAAGCAATGCTTATGGGTTCTAAATTAAATAAGGCTATAGTTGCACACTGTGAAGATAATTCCCTTATAAGATCTGGAGCAATGCATGAAGGGAAAAGAAGTACAGAGCTTGGAATAAAAGGAATACCTTCAATTTGCGAATCAACTCAAATAGCAAGAGATATACTTCTAGCTGAAGCAGCAAATTGTCACTATCATGTATGTCATATATCAGCTAAGGAATCAGTTAGAGCAGTAAGAGAAGGAAAAAAGAATAATATAAGAGTAACTTGTGAAGTTACACCACACCACTTATTAAGTTGTGATGAAGATATAAAAGAAGATAATGGAATGTGGAAGATGAATCCACCTTTAAGAGGAAGAGAAGATAGAGATGCTTTAATAGTTGGGATTTTAGATGGAACAATAGATATTATTGCAACTGACCATGCACCACATACTATGGAAGAAAAAGTTAGAGGTATAGAAAAATCTTCATTTGGTATAGTTGGTTCAGAAACAGCTTTTGCACAACTTTATACAAAGTTTGTTAAGACTGATATATTCTCACTAGAAATGTTAGTTAAGTTGATGTCAGAAAATATTGCTAAAATATTTAACTTACCTTATGGAAAATTAGAAGAAAATTCTTTTGCAGATATAGTTGTAATAGATTTAGAAAAAGAAATGACAATCAATCCAGAAGAATTTTTAAGCAAAGGAAAGAACACACCTTATGCCAATGAAAAAGTAAGCGGAATACCAGTTTTAACTATAAGCAATGGAAAAGTTGCTTATGTGGATAAAGAAGAAATTAATTTATTATAA
- the carA gene encoding glutamine-hydrolyzing carbamoyl-phosphate synthase small subunit, translating to MYNRQLILEDGTVYKGYAFGADVENVGEVVFNTSMTGYQEILSDPSYNGQIVTLTYPLIGNYGINRDDFESMKPCIKGMIVKEVCTTPSNFRSEKTLDEALKEFGIPGIYGIDTRALTRKLRSKGVVKGCLVSIDKNVDEVVAELKKTVLPTNQIEQVSSKSISPALGRGRRVVLVDLGMKIGIVRELVSRGCDVIVVPYNTTAEEVLRLEPDGVMLTNGPGDPEDAKESIEMIKGIIGKVTIFGICMGHQLVSLACGAKTYKLKFGHRGGNHPVKNILTGRVDITSQNHGYAVDIDSLKDTDLELTHIAINDRSCEGVRHKKYPVFTVQFHPEAAAGPHDTSYLFDEFIKNIDKNL from the coding sequence ATGTACAACAGACAATTAATTTTAGAAGATGGAACTGTCTATAAAGGTTATGCCTTTGGAGCTGATGTAGAAAATGTAGGAGAAGTAGTTTTTAACACTTCAATGACAGGATATCAAGAAATTTTATCAGACCCTTCGTACAATGGTCAAATAGTTACATTGACATATCCACTTATAGGAAACTATGGGATAAATCGTGATGACTTTGAATCAATGAAACCTTGTATAAAAGGAATGATAGTTAAAGAAGTGTGTACAACACCTTCAAATTTCAGAAGTGAAAAAACTCTTGATGAGGCTTTAAAAGAATTTGGAATACCAGGAATTTATGGTATTGATACAAGAGCATTGACAAGAAAACTTCGTTCAAAGGGAGTTGTAAAAGGTTGCCTTGTTTCAATAGACAAGAATGTTGATGAAGTTGTAGCTGAATTAAAGAAAACAGTTTTGCCTACTAACCAAATAGAACAAGTTTCATCAAAATCTATATCTCCTGCTTTAGGTAGAGGTAGAAGAGTAGTTCTAGTTGACTTAGGAATGAAGATTGGTATAGTTAGAGAATTAGTGTCAAGAGGTTGTGATGTAATAGTAGTTCCTTATAATACAACTGCTGAAGAAGTTTTAAGATTAGAACCAGATGGAGTAATGCTTACAAATGGACCTGGTGACCCAGAAGATGCAAAAGAAAGTATTGAAATGATAAAAGGAATTATTGGCAAGGTAACTATTTTTGGAATTTGTATGGGGCATCAATTAGTTTCTCTTGCTTGTGGAGCAAAAACATATAAATTAAAATTTGGACATAGAGGAGGAAATCACCCTGTTAAAAATATCTTAACTGGCAGAGTTGATATAACATCTCAAAACCATGGTTATGCTGTTGATATAGATTCATTAAAAGATACAGACTTAGAACTTACTCATATCGCAATAAATGATAGAAGTTGTGAAGGTGTAAGACATAAAAAATATCCTGTGTTCACTGTACAATTCCACCCAGAAGCAGCAGCTGGACCACATGATACAAGTTATTTATTTGATGAATTTATAAAGAACATAGACAAAAATTTATAA